The genomic region CTGGTGATGAATCTTGAAAGGAAGCTAAGGCTTCTTTTTGCCCAAATTTTACTGCGTCACATGAGACGATGTGAATGTGGAGTGTTCCCTGTATAGTCTAAATATCTACTTTTCCAGGAAGCCTTATTTAGAAAATGTAAGCATGCTTTTTTTAACTCAAGAAATGTTTCGTAATATTTGTTATAATGGATAATCTTATGAAGAAATTTCCATAATCGTTCTATAAGATTTAGATTTGGCGAATATGGCGGTAAAAAAAAGTGTAGAAAACTGGATATTTAATTCTATGATTACTTGTTGGAAAGATTATCTGGTTTCGATATAATACCTCAATTGTCAGAAATTATCCGTGAACAAATTCTTGGTAGTACATAATATCTATGCTTATAGTAGCACCATGAAGGGCAAAAAGAGGAACGGTAATTAATTTTATTTTGCCTACTACTTCTTGATAAGTTACAAAATATTATGATGTTTTAATTAAAAAATATTGACAATTTACTAAAATTAAAATAGTGTGTTCAATGATTGAACGTTTCCATGAAAATTATCAATTCATATTCATAATTAATGAAAAATCATGAAAATATAGAGGACATCTATAAGATAATAAAAGAGATTGAGAGTGATGACTTTACTACGCAGCGCTCTATTGCAGATAATCTTGGGTATAGTCTTGGCAAGGTGAATTATCTAATAAAATCTCTTGTAGACAAGGGTGTTATTAAGCTTGAGAATTTTAAAAATAGCAATAATAAATTAGCTTACAGATATATATTAACACCTGTCGGCATTAAAGAAAAGATGAAGATTACTCGTGAATATTTGCGCAGAAAGGAAGAGGAGTATGAGGTGATGAGAAGTGAGATTGAGGAACTGAGGAGAGAAGTGGAGATTTGATATTATATATTAGTATTTATAAAAGTGATAGCAAAAGTAATGTATAATCATTCATAAACTATAATTATCTTGTCTCATATCAATAAATATAGTCTAGGGAATGGTATTATAGTATAAAATTTATATGATAAAAATAAAATCAAAATAAAGTATCTGTCTTTAATAAATAAATACAAAACATCTTAACTAATGATTTAAAGTTTCAAAATTGGAGAAAATAATAAAATCATTCATAAATACGAAACTAAATATATCAATTCAGAAGTTCATAGGAGATGGAAATACTCTTAAAGTAAAAGTAACAAAAGGATTTTATTGGTTATTTCTACTGCAACTTTTAAACAAAGGTCTTGGATTTATTAAGACGATTATTTTAGCTCGACTTCTTGCTCCAGAACACTTTGGTTTAATTGGAATAGCGTCAATAGTTATAAGCTTTCTTGAGTTGTTCTCCGAGACGGGCTTTAGAAGTGCTTTGATTCAGAATCAATCAATTGATGAGAATTATTTAAATACTGGTTGGACAGTATCAATTATCAGGGGTTTAATTTTATTTCTCATTTTATTTTTATCTGCCCCACTAGTTAGTGATTTTTTTGAAGTCGCTGAATCTAAGCTTATAATACAAGCAATGTCCTTTAATTTTATTATTAAAAGTTTTAGGAATATAGGAATAATATTATTTTCAAAAAACTTAAATTTCAAAAAGAGTTTTATTTTTGAAATTATCAGCATTATACCGAATATCGGAATTACAATTTTATTAGCATTTATACTAAGAAATGAATGGGCTATTGTCTGGGGAACACTTATAACAACTATGATAACAACAACAGCATCTTTTATGATACATCCATACAAGCCAAAATTTAGGCTTGACCTTGAGAAAGCTAAACAATTATTTCGCTATGGTAAGTGGATTTTATTAACTGGTATAGTAATATTTCTATCGAAAGAGGGTGATAAAATTGTAATAACTAAAATATTAGGAGTAACAAGCTTAGGAATATATATAATGGCTAACCGAATTGCTGAATATATTGCAACATTTAATAAAATTATTCAAAAGGTCATGTTCCCTGCCTATTCAACAATTCAGATGGATGTATTACGACTAAAAAAAATATATTTACAAATTTTATCAATTATAGCTTTAATATGCATTCCCTTTGTTGGTGGGCTTATCATATTAGCTCCTTCGTTTGTAGAACTATTGTTGGGGAAAAAATGGATATTAGCTGTAACCCCAATACAGATTATCTCAATAGCAATTTTAATAAAAATCTTTACTGATTCCAGTGCTTCATTATTTAACGCATTTGGTAAACCAAAAATAACTTTTTTAATGGTAACATCGAGGGTAATTATATTATTTTTGGTAATAGTTCCACTTACAAATCAATATAATATAACTGGTACAGCTATTGGACTTCTGATATCTACAGCAAGTACAACTATAATCTGGTTTATTTATTTATATAAGATATTTACAGTCAAGATTAATGAACTAAAATTTATTATATATCCATTATTCAATACATTGATTATGGTATTAGGAATATATTATTTAACATCGATTATCGCAATATCAAACTTATTTATATTTTTCATATCTGTCTTAATCGGAGGATTCATATATGTGTTACTATCAATAATAATGTATAAATTACAGATTATAAAAATATAGTAAAGCATTATAAAAGCAGTAACAAATTTGATGAATAAATAATATGAAATTGATGTATTGAGAATAAACAGTAACATACAATAAATAAAATTTTATACACAGAATTATTGAGTGCTGGCAATTTTAATTAAAATAGTTTTCAATAGTGAAATTGTAAAAAGTATAAAAATATGAATCCTAAAAAAGTAAGCAAACTATTCGATAATAAACCTTCACGAATATCAATTTTATCTCCATCTGATACAGATTCAAATCTATACCGACAAATGCAATGGGGTGACTACTGGGTAAAATATGAGCTTACTAAAGCTTTGGGGCAATTAGGATATCTTGTAACAAACGATAAACCAAATATTATTATTCATTTATTCGGATCTCATATGAAATTGCCCAAAAATGCGTTTAAAATTATCTGGATATATAGTCATCCTGAAAAAGTTGATGATAACCTATTAAAAAGATATGATAAAATATTTTGTTTATCTTCCTCATTTAACAAAAAAATTGAAGAAATGGGATTTGAATCCAACATTTTATTTGGAGCTACTGCTAAAAAATGTTTTCATACTCCTGATAATAGTTTTGATTACGATATCTTTTTTGTAGGAAATAATAGAATTGATGGGATAAGGCAAATTGTGCAGGATATAGGAAAGACTAAATATAACTTTAAAGTATGGGGAACAAGATGGGAAAATAGAATTAATAGTCAATATATTGGTGGACAATATATTGACTATACAAATCTTAATGAGTATTATGCAAAGTCAAAAGTCAGCTTAAACGATCACAGCGATGAAATGAGAAAAGAGGGTTTTGTTGCTGTACGTATCTTTGATATTTTAGCTAGTGGAGGATTTTGTATTTCTGATCTTAATCATGGTATTGATGAATTATTTAGAGGAACAGTTCCGCAATATGAATCTCCTACTCATTTGAAAAATTTGATCAATTTCTATATTGAAAATGACAAGGAACGCCAAGAACTTATGCTCCAAGGAAGGGAAATAGCTTCCAATTACACATGGGATAAAGTTGCAAAATCTCTTATCTCTTCGTTTTTATAAATTTTTAAATTAATAGAATCATTAGTATAGGGAGTGAATAAATGAATATAGTATCATTAATTAATCGCATTATAGAAAAAAATAAGAATGGATCGGCTTGGGAGTTATGGCAAAATAAATGGGATGATAATAAAGTCGATAGAATTTGGGGTGAAAAATTAAGAAATGAAGATTGGGAAAAAGATCCAACCTATAAGCTAATAGCAGAGAAGTGTGTAAAAAACGGAACAAATATTCTTGATATCGGATCAGGGGGAGGAGTGCAATATAGAGCAATAAAAGAATATGCTGATAGGATATCTTATACTGGTTTAGATATAACTCCAAGGCATATTGAATTTTCACGAAAAATGTTCCCAGAAGCAAGGTTTGAATTAGGAGATGCTGCAAATTTACCTTTTAATGATAAAGAATTCGATGTATCTATTATTAGACATGTCATTGAACATCATCCAAAAGATAAAGCAGAAAAGATTCTTGCCGAATCTTTAAGAGTCAGTAAAAATTGTGTGTTGATTCTATTTTTTATTCCCCCTATTGAAATGCAAGAGGATATAATTATAAAGAGAAAAAAATCTGGTTTTTTTCTCAATACTTACAACAGAGATTTTATTATTAACACAATAAAAATGAACGTAAAGAACCCAAAAATCAACCAAGAAATGATTTTTAAAACTGAATCATCACCTGCTCTTTCAGATCAAGAATTATATATTATTAAATTATGAATATGTTAATTTTATTTCATGATAAAATATTTAATGAAATTAATTAAAAAGGCTGCGAAAAGGTTATATCAAGTTCCAATTATTAAACATATTTATATAGCTCTCTTTAACGCTTTTTCAATAAAAAAAATAAAAAAAATCAATACTTTAAAGTTACACCTTGGTTGTGGATCAGTTAAATTAGATGGATTTATTAATATTGATATTGAAAATTGGGCTGGAAAATGTGATCTCATTATGGACTGTGTTAAATTAAAAAAGATTAAATCAAAATCTGTCGATTATATCTTTACTCATGCCTTATTGGAACATATACCACCATACAAAACTTCTGATACGCTTATAGCATGGAATAGAGTGTTAAAAATAGGTGGAATAATTCTAATAGAAGTACCTGATCTTGAAAGAATATTTGAAGATTGGTTAGTTAAAGGGATACTTTCTGAAAAAGAAGCAATAAATAATATTTTTGGAGGAAATAAAAAAGAAAAAGACAAATATTCAGCTCAAGATCATTTGACTGGATTTACATATACTCGACTGTGCAATTTCTTAAAGGAATGCGGTTTTAACAATTTCAAAAGGATTGAACATGATATATATCACCATATTTTGTGTATCCAAGCAATGAAAGTAAAAGATGTAGGCAAGAATTGATGAATTTTAAAGTGTTGTACGTTGATACGATTTCAGAACCACAAGCGCAAATAAATGTTGAAGGTATTTCTTCAGCTTATAATAAAATAGTAAAGTTAATAAAATTCGATTATCGTAAGATAGCAAAGTATTTTGGAAAGCAGATAATGAATACATCCCTTTATATAGTTGCAAAAATAACAAGACCGAATTTAATACATATTGGGAAAGGTGAAACAATACAAGGGGATACTATAAAAATAATAAAAAAAAATTCTAAATGCAAAGTAATACATTTTTATGGCGATTTCCGAAATACTCCTCAACCTTACGTTATTGATATTGGCAAATACGCTGATATAACATTATTGTATCATAAAGATCAAAGAATAATTAAGCAGCACCACGATTTGGGAGTAAAAAATATCGGTTTCTGGTGGGTTGGATCAGATCCAGATATTTATAGACCGATTCAATTAGAAAAAAAATACGATGTTGTTTTTTTTGGAAACAATGCCGACTTTTTACCAGGACATGAAGAAAGAAGAAATTTAATTAAGGCAATTGCTGAAAGTGGAATTACAATACATATTTTTGGAAACAACTGGGATTTATTTACAGATCACCAAAACATTGTATTGCATAATTTTGTTGTAAGTAAAGAATTTGTCGATACATGTTCAAAGGCAAAGATTACTTTAGGGTATAATGCAGTAAATGATGTTTATTATTATGCCTCTTGGCGCAGACCTTTTAACTGTATGGCATGTGGTGCGTTTCATCTTACAAAATATTTCCCAGGTATAGAAGAGGTCTTTGAAACAAAAAAACATCTTGTTTGGTTTGATACAATCAATGAAGCTGTAGAGTTAATTCATTTTTATCTTAATAATTCTGAAGAGAGAGAAAATATTGCACAAAATGGAAGAGAAGAAATAATCAACAATCATACTTGGGATAAACGGATTGAAGAAATGATTAATATATATAAATCAATAGGTGGCGAAATAAAATGATACAAGTATTTAAACCATATTATAATGAAGAAGAGATAAATGCTGTGAGTGAAGTAATACGATCAGGATGGGTCGGTCTTGGTCCGAAAACAGCAGAATTTGAAAGAGAATTTGCAAAATACTGTAATGTTAAATATTGTATAGGTCTAAATTCATGCACAGCGGCTCTTGATATGGCAATGAAGCTTCTTGGTGTTAATCATGGAGATGAAGTTATTGTACCAACAATGACTTTTGTTTCTTCAGCTCATTGTGTTGTTTATAATCTTGCAACACCTATTTTTGTAGATATTGATGAAGATACATTAAATATCGATATAGAGGATGTTGCTCGTAAAATTTCACCAAGAACTAAAGCAATTATTCCTGTACATTATAGTGGTAGACCTGTTGATATTGATAAATTAAAGGAAATAGCAGGTAATATCCCCATAGTTGAGGATTGTGCGCATGCTTCTGGAGCAAAATATAAAGGTAAACCAGTTGGAGGATTAGGTGACATCGGATGTTTTAGTTTTCATGCAGTTAAAAATCTGGCAATGGGAGAAGGTGGCGCAATTACCTTAAATGATGAAAATTTGGCTAATAGAGCCAAGAGAAATAGATGGTTAGGAATCGACAAAGGTACGTGGGATAGGACAAAATTAGATAGAAGTTATTGGTGGGAATATAGTGTAGATGAGATTGGTCTTAAATCCCATCTCAATGATATTTCTGCAGCAATTGGGTTAGTCCAATTAAAAAAATTAGAAAAAGGGAATAAAAGAAGAAAAGAAATTATTGATATGTATAGGGAAGGATTGAGGGATTTAGAAGAGATAAAGATGCCCCCAGAAGATAATGAAGTTTTTAATTCATCATGGCATCTATGTGAAATTAAAGCTCAAAACCGTAATGAATTAAGTGTTTTCCTTCAAGAAAAAAAGATAAATACAGGTGTGCATTACAAGCCAATTCATTTGTATCGTTGTTATGGGAATCGAACAAGCTTGCCGAAAGCAGAAAAAATTTTTCAAATGATTATCACCCTACCTTTATATCCTGATTTAACAAATAATGAAGTACAATACATTATTGATACAATTAAAAAATTTTATAACAATAAGTAAGTATGAATTCTTTAGAAATAATAAGTAATCTAAAAAATGGTAAGATATTAAATAATAATTTTCTAAGAGCATACGACAATGAGAATAATCTTTATTATTTACGTCCTGTCAAGATTGGAATTGATGATGCGAGGAACATGTCGAGATGGCGAAGAGATTTTTCTAAATCATTTTTATCATGGATAGAGCCTGACGAAAACGAGGTATTGAATTGGCTTCAATCTTATAAAGATAAGAATAATGATATAATTTTCATTATTGAATCTGAACATAATATATCAATAGGACAAATATCAATTTACAATTTAAATCCACTTACAAAACAAGCAGAATTTGGGAGAATTATCCATGATAAAAATTGCAAATCAAAAGGTATTATGACATCCGCTTCAAAAACTTTAATAAAATGGGCTTTTGAAAATTTATCCCTAGAAAAGCTATCGTTAGAAGTATTTGTAGATAATAAATCTGCAATATTGCTCTATAAAAGATTAGGATTTATTATTGATAGCATATCAGTTTATTATAAAACTATCACAATTGATGATGTAGTTACATGGAGAAGATTTGATGAAATTACTAAATATCCAAAAAATTCCCAACAAGGTGAATTTCGAGAAGTATATGAGATGAGTATTAATAAACAAATATTTAAACAGAATTAAATTTATCTTTTATGGGTAGTAAGGCAATTGTACGAATAGCAAGAATCAAAGACAAAGAAGAAATATTTAATTTTATATCAAAAAACTGGAAGGAACGATCTCCATATCAGATACCTGAGAGATGGGAATGGTTATTTATAAAAAATCCTTTCATAATAAAGAACTATATTAAATTACCTCTTCCAATTTGGATTGCAAAAAAGAATAATCAAATTGTTGGGCATACTGCTGCAATGATAGTTCCTTTGAAATTAGGGAAAAAAATTTACACAGCGTCATGGTCTATTAATACGCTTGTTTTATCTGAATTTAGAGGTGAATCAATTGGATACAATTTGCAGAAAGCGAATCAGGAATCAGCGCAAATTTTTATGAGCCTTGGAATGAGTAAGGCAAATCGAAGCATTAAACATAAGCTTGGCGGAATTGATGGTCCACCAGTGTTTAATTATTTCTTGAGACAAAGATGGACAATTGAAAAAATATCTAATGCTTTATTAAAACGACTTAATATGTTTAACAAATTTGGGGATTTAATTTTTATATACATAAAAAAATTTAAGATTATAATATTATTACATTATATATTGAATCTTCCTTTAAAAATTAGGTTGTTATATTATAAAATAAAAAATTATACAGTTTTGAATAAATCTGGAATAAGTATTAGTGAAATTGAGCGTTTTGCCGATTTATTAGATAAAGATTTAATAGGATTAATGAAACCATACAAATTTGCTGTTAATAGAACAAGTGAATACTTAAACTGGAAATTCGTTGATCAACCTCATCTAGAATATCGTATTTTTTTAGCAACAAAAGGTGAAAATGTTTTAGGTTATACAATAATTAGAGTTGGACAAAAACCTCATGAAAATAATAACGGGATAATACTTGAACTAATGGCAGACCTAAAAGATAATAAGACAATGTATTATCTACTCAATCATGTATTGTCAATTTTTACAGATGCAAAAACAGAATCCTCAATCATTTCAACCTCTATAAGTGAAATAGAGAAAGTGATTAAACGATTTGGGTATAAAAAAAGAAGTGAGACAATCCCTGTAATATATATATCAGACGATATTGAAGAAAAAAAATTATTCCAAGATAAAACATCTTGGCTTTTCAGCTATGGAGATCATGATCTAGACCAGTTCCCAAATATAATATAAAAAAAATTTCAATAATGACTTACCGATCAATTAAAAAAAAAATATTATATCTATGTACAATAATCGGCTTACCAAAACTTTTTTATATATTTCATCCAAGAGATGTTATACTTATGTATCATTCTATAGAAAAAGAAAAATCCAATTATGAATATGCCATATCAGAACAAAAATTAATTAATCAAATTAAAATAATAAAAAAATTTTTTATTATTGTACCTTTGCATGAGTTAATAAATAAGCAATCAATTAATTTCCCTCGAATAGCACTAACTTTTGATGATGCTTTTGATGATTTTTTCTATAATGCTTTTCCAATTCTTAAAAAAAATAATATTCCTGCTACAGTATTCGTTCCTACAGCATTTATTGAAACAGACAAATCAATGATAGAAGGTAAAAAACATTGTTCTTGGCAACAAATGAAAGAAATGATGGAAACTGGTCTTATAGATTTTCAATCACACGGGCATTGTCACAAACATTTTAAAAATATGGATATTATAACTTTGAAAAATGACATTATGCTATCAAAGAAAATCATTGAAGAAAATTTATCGAATAAAGTTGATATGTTTGCCTATCCTGGTGGTAAATTTCATGACTGGCAGAACGATGTTATACTTAAAATGGGGTATAAAGCAGTCTTTACTTCAATATCAAAAACAATTCATAGAGAAAGAAAAGTGTTACCCAGACTTACAATAACTGATAAATGTGATAGTATTAATTTTAAGATGTTAATTAGTGGTATTAATGAGATTTAAATTATTATACTCAAATTAAACATTTATGCTAACAGATAGATTTGATATGTCATCAGATAAGTTGATATGGTATTCAATTGATGAATTATATGGAAAATCGATTGAACGAGAATTCATAATAACTGAAGAATTGATTGATCACTTTGCTCATATTTCTGGTGATTTTAGTAGTATACATATTTCAAATAAAGCAGCTAAAGCTAAAGGTTTTAAAGGACGAGTTGCGCATGGAATCTTATTAACGAGTTTTGTTTCAGCAATAATTGGGATGGACTTGCCTGGTGAAAAAAGTATTTTACAAAGTATTGAAATGAAATATCTCTATCCATGTTATCACAATGACAAGATTACAATCAAGTTGGAAATAACCGAAATATTCAAATCTGTCAAAACTGTAATTGCAAAAGTAAACATCTTCAACCAAGAAGGAACTAAAGTTTCGAAGGCTAAAATTCAAATTGGATTAAAAGAAGATTATAATGGATGAAAAAATAACTAACGAATTGAAAGAATTTATTACATCTGAAGGGCAAAAAAGATTACTCCTTTTCCCAAAATTTAAAAAATCATTATCGAAAATGATTTCTTCAAATCAATCAGATGTTGCATTCAACGTTTTGAAATCAGCTTTATCTATAGATTATGACTACTCTACTTTTAAATCCTATTATAATTTAGTAAATAAAGTACGAACATATAATCTGAATAAAAATATAAATAAGACAAAAATAGCAATATTAGGTAGTTATACGACCAATCAGTTAACATGGTTTATTGATCTATTTTTATTCTGTTCAGACATTGATGTAGAAATTTATGAGTCAGAATATAGCGTAATAAATCAGGAAATTTATTCAAAAGATTCGAATTTATATCGCTTTAAACCTCAAATTGTCATTCTAATATGTGGACACAAGGATATCAAATTATTTCCAAAATTTGGACTAAGCGAAAATGATGTAAAAGAAATTGTTGATCAGGAAATCAATCGTTGGATGAATTTATGGAATACATTACACACGAATATTAACTGTCAAATAATACAAAATAATTTTGATATTCCTCCATGGAATGTTATGGGCAACATTGAACACAGAGTTCCATATTCACAAGGAATGTATTTTACATATTTGAATCAATCTTTATCTAAAAAAGCTCCAGCTTATGTCAATATTCATGATATTGACATGCTCTCTTCAATGCATGGGAAATTAGAATGGTGTGATCAAAGATTTTATTACGATTCTAAACTCCCTTGCACACCAGAATTACTTCCATCATATGCCAACAGTATCGCATCGATAATAGTTGCATTACTTGGCAAAAGTAAAAAATGTTTGGTTTTAGATTTAGACAATACTATATGGGGAGGTGTTATTGGTGACGATGGATTAGGTGGTATTTCTCTTGGTCAAGGAAATCCAACAGGTGAAGCATTTCTAAATTTTCAGCAATATATAAAAAATCTAAAGGATCGAGGTATTATTCTAGCAGTTTGTTCTAAGAATGATGAAAAAAATGCTAAAGAACCATTTTTAAGACATCCTGATATGATTTTAAAATTAGACGACATCACTTGTTTTTTAGCAAACTGGAATAATAAAGTAGCAAATATACAGAAAATAGCACAAGAGATTAATATTGGCACTGACTCAATAGTATTTGTTGATGATAATCCACACGAGAGAGGAATTGTACGATATTATCTCCCTGAAGTTGCTGTGCCTGAAATGCCAGAGGACCCAGCATTTTACATACAGAAAATTGACAGCTATCGTTATTTTGAGACAACTTCCTTCACTAATGAAGATCTAATACGAGCAGAGTTATACTCGTCAGATATTAAAAGAAAGAAATTGCAAAATAAGATAGTAAATATTGATGATTATCTTCAGTCACTGAATATGAAAGCAATAGTAGAACCAATTAATCCAGAAAACATCAACAGGTCTGTTCAACTAATTAATAAGACAAATCAATTCAACCTCACAACAAAACGTTATACAAAAATTAATATTGAAGAAATAATAAATAATTCTTCCTGGAAAACCTTTACAGTACGACTTATTGACAATTTCGGTGATAATGGCTTAATTTCAATTATACTATCTGAAATTAAAAATGAAACTTTGATAATTGATACTTGGCTTATGAGTTGTCGGGTTTTAAACCGTGGAGTTGAACAATTTCTTATGAATTATATCTGTAATTTATCACGAAATAATAATATTTCGATTATTGAAGGTAAGTATATACCGACTGCAAAGAATAAAATGGTTGAAAAATTATACTTCCATTTAGGATTTGAACAAATAAATGATTTAAATGACGGTACTACATACTGGTCATTAAAAACAAATTCAATTAATATTAATAATTTAAAATATTTCATTATGGAGGGAAAAAAGAGAGATGTCTGATGTTAAAAATCAATTACAACAAATATTCCGTGATATTTTTGAAGATGATAGTATAATAATTTTTGATGAGATGACAGGTGATGATATTGAAGAATGGGATTCCCTTGAACATATTAATCTTATTATTGCTGTTGAGAAAAACTTT from Spirochaetota bacterium harbors:
- a CDS encoding acyl carrier protein, with product MSDVKNQLQQIFRDIFEDDSIIIFDEMTGDDIEEWDSLEHINLIIAVEKNFNIQFATSEISRLKDADQNVGKFIKLIEQKIC